Within Vidua macroura isolate BioBank_ID:100142 chromosome 11, ASM2450914v1, whole genome shotgun sequence, the genomic segment TCCactgtttctgctgcttcagacccttttccagctctgttgcccttcccTGGACGTGCTGCAGCCCCTTGATGTTTGTGTTGGGgtgaggggcccagagctgACCCCAGGGTTGGAAGTGCCCAGCAGTGTCAGCACAGGGGATGAGCACTGCCCTGGTGCTgtggccacaccattgctgacacaggccaggtgcccagctgggatcGTGTCTGTCCACTGTCTCctgcacccccaggtcctttcccaGCCACTTCTCCCCCAGCCTGTTTCATTCATGGGGTTGGTGTGACCCACAAGCAGGACCCAGCATGTTACCATGTTGACCTTCATCCCACTGGCCTCATCCCCTTGATCCatcctgtccagatccctctgcagagccttggATTATTTATTTCCAGTCTTGTTTGGGCTATTAGGACTTGTTTGGACAGTAGATCCCCATGTCCCTCTGTGTGGGATGAGGCAGCACtgagtgctgagctgtgctgtcacCTTGTTCATCAGTGACCTCCTTGGTGCAGAGGAGGTCTGGTGGTGGGTGGCCGAGCCTTGGTGGCTCTGCCAAGCACGTGCCAGGTCAACTTCTGAGAGAGGGACCCACAGGAACTGTCCGTTTGGCTGGAAGGGTGGGAACAAAGCCCCCTTGTCTCAGCTCTTagctgggaaaggaggaatATTGCATAAACCCATCGTGAACTGGCAATCCAAACTAACAGCTGTTCTATTTATAAACTCCTGCAAGGATGAAAAACGTGTCTTTTCTTGGTATTTCAGCAAaacagggttttgttttgggagtCCTTCATGTGTGTCCGAGCTCATTAAGCTGTATGGTAACATTTATAGTTTGGAGTGATAAGCAACAGCAAAATTGCTCTGCTCCCAACTAAACCATAACTGAGGAATGAAAGGTCTGGCCACATGAGCTGGGATACATGCCCTGGAGATGTTCTTTAAAGGGCCCATTGTCTGCTAAATAAAGTttacttccttctgctttcccaCCCTTAGCTCAGGGCcactgggctctctccagctcAGCAGTTCTGCCTGGATTGAGGGATTTGGATTAAGTGACCCAAGGTCATTCCTGTGCAGCACTGAGTGTCCCAAGGACAGCTCAAGCTCAGTGTCCATGGTCACCACAGTCCTGGCATAGctggagcccagctctgccctgttgCTGTGGTTTCACCACATACAACATGACTTTTGGGGAGCCTCTTGTTCagtgagtgggttttttttctgcacttgcTGGTAGGTTCAAAGGTCACCCTTGGTGAccttttcttggctttttccCATCACAGTGCTCCATGTCCCCCCAAATAATGGACTGGAAAGGAGCTTAAGAGTTTTACCCCTTAAGGAAGAGGTTAAGCATCAGGCAAgtggctccaggctgggctgggccagccTGGAACATCCAGTCTTTGTGCTGTTGGTGGTCCCACGGGTTCCCACCCTGCAGATGGAAACTTCTGGAGTTTTggaagctttattttttcagttttaggagaaaaaaaaatccccaaactaaACCGTGAGAAGATTTGTagcttcagggtttttttactgaACTGAGGTTTTAAGTATTTGAGAAAAGCctatttataatataattagTGAATTGAGAAACTTTTTAGATTAAATTTCTGTTCTGAAGCCTggaagtaaatatttattattattatccaTTACTATTGCTGATTCCTGGATTTGTAATAGATGTGTCCAAATATCCTCTCAGTATCCAGAGAATGCAAAACCTGATCAAATGCTCAGAACTGTTGAGGGATagataaaaaaccccaaacctttaACAGTGCCTGCATCTCATTCTCTCCTTTCCAAGGAAatgggggagctgggagagatCTGGAGGAGGACAGTGAAGATGAGCAAAGGCCTGGCATGGCctctgctggaaaagctgggagggagctgcccAAGGGAGCTCCTTGGGAGGCTCCCACCCTGCACATGGTGGAGAcagagctccctgtgccctTCCAGCTTGGGGATGGATCTGGCAGGGTGGGATTAAGGGAGCTCTTGGCATTGTGTGTCACACAGCTGGCTGCTGGAAGGTGCCAGTGACCAAATTCCCGAGCCACTGGCAATGACACAGAGTCTTTGCAATGctcttgtgcagctgctgctccagatgAACCCCTACCACGTGGactccctcctgcagctcagcgACGTGTGCCGCATGCAGGAGGACCAGGAGATGGCCCGGGATCTCATAGGTAAGCGTGAGGTGAGGAGCAGATGTGTTGGTGTGAAATCCTTCCCTAGGAGGGGCAGTGGGGGGCAGGAGCTTGGCTTTTCCTGGACCAACCTCAATCCCAGAATGGCTCCTTTTCCCACCCAGAGTGTGACCTAACGTGGAAGTGCTCACTGCCCTGGTACCTGTTGCCACCACATTGCATGAAGTAACTTTGTGCCTCACTGGGCTGGGAGTGAGCTGGTTTCCTCTCTTTGGGGCTGAAGCGagtgctgggcagtgctgtgctggggtggtgtgtccctgtcctgtccctgacACTGACCTTGCTGTCCCCAGAGCGGGCGCTGTACAGCCTGGAGTGCGCCTTCCACCCCGTGTTCAGCCTCACCAGCGGGACCTGCAGGCTGGACTACCGGCGCCCAGAGAacaggtgagcagggctgggcagcagggaggctCAGCTGGAGCTCCTTTGGCCACAGCTGCCCAGATTCACCActgctgctcatccagagaGACCCCTGAGTGTCCCTTTCTGTTGGAGGCTCctgggatggtgctggagcacaggcagcttgTGCATGGAAGCTTCTGCACAAGGCATCCCTTTTCCCAAGGGAAACCTTCCTGCTGTAGGAGCTGTCCCTCCCTGTCATATCCTCATGCCATTAGTACCCCTCAgcccaaaatggtcacaaaaatCCTTGCTGTGTGTTTCCAGCCATCACCCCCAGCACTCACACTCCTCCCAGCCTGGATCTTTATGtaactccagctctgcagctgctgggaaaggtgACTTTATTCTGGGAATTTTCCAGTCAGCTGACCCAAGCCATCTCTCCCAAACTGCTGTACCTGGAGGGTGCTCACATTTCAGTCCCTCTGGCTGACATGTTTTGTGCCATCAATGACCTGTATCACCAGTTCAGGTGTTGGGCCACtctgtgtcactgtccccacACCCCTGGGACAAGGCAGGATGTGGACTTGGGGGATTTACTTGTCTTGGTCCCAGTCTCCAGAGCAGGTCGTGAGTTTTCTGTCCCTGTTCTTGCACAAAAAGATAACAAAAACAAGAGATGGGAACATGGGGGCATCTGTGGCACCCCATGCCACACCACAATGTGATGCCAAAATACTTCTTTCCACATCTGGCCTCtatgtcctgctgctgttcccatgCAGGGCTTTCTTCCTGGCTCTCTTCAAGCACCTGATGTTCCTGGAGAAGAGGGGCTGTCCCCGCACAGCCCTGGAGTTCTGCAAGCTCATCCTCAGGTAGGTGCCTCCACCAAGGGTGGAGAGTCTGGTTTTGGGAAGGACAGTCACCCCAGAGaggttctgctgctcctgggcttgGTATGGGCTCATTCCCACCCCTTAGAGCTGCACGGGTCTGTGCTGGGGATCTGCTGGTGCTCTTGGAGAGGTGATGGGTGAGGAGGGGCCCTGGGTGGCCTGTGACTGCCAAACTGTGGCCTGAGCTTGggggctcagcacagcaaagTGTGGCAGTGGTCACTGATCCTCCTCCTGGGTGGTGGCAGGGGACTGTCCCCTCTACAGGGACACGGAGCACCACTCTGTCACCCCGCTGGCCATGCGGGATGTGTTCCTCTTCTCTCCACTTGCTGAGTCACTGGATGTCACTGGGAGAGGCTGTTTGACTCAGAAATCAGGGCAGCTCTCTCAGCTGTTGTGACACTGAGTTTGTtctctccccctgctcccaaGCCTTGATCCTGAGAATGACCcactctgtgtgctgctgctgatcGACTTCCTGTCCCTCCGGGCCAGGGAATACAGCTTCCTGACCCGCCTCTTCCAGGAGTGGGAGGTGAGTGGCCAGCAGGTGAGGGGATGGGGCTCACCAGGTGAGCCCTTTGGAGGGGATctcacagcccagctgccatTCTAGCAGCATTGGAATGATCCATAAAGGCTGGGCTGTTGGTTCCTGTAATCCTTGGGTCCTGCAATTAATTGTAAGAACTCAAAATTGCTCACTCAGCTGTGGGGGCACTGAGCCAGAGACTGGGAGCTCACTTAAccccagcaggcagagccccgACCccgcacagcccagctctgctgcacagcatcATTTCTCGGTAACTCTCTCTCCCTGATCCTGCAGAGTCACCGGAATCTGTCCCAGCTGCCCAATTTTGCCTTCTCGGTGCCACTGGCCTATTTCTTCCTGAGCCAGCAGGAAGAGCGCCCGGAGCTGGAGCGGGGCCAGGCCCGGGAGCGAGCGGCCCGGCTCATCCAGCTTGCACTCATCATGTTCCCCAGCGGTGAGTCTGTCCCCTCCGGTGAGGCCATCCTCAGTGAGGCCATCCTCAGTGAGGCCATCCTCAGTGAGGCCATCCTCAGTGAGGCCATCCTCCAGGGCTTTGTCACTGTCCTCCTCTGGGAGAGAGAGCCGGGACTGCATTCCCGGCAGGCGGGACTGGATTCCCGGCAGGCGGATGCAGAGGCAGGAATTTGCCAAGGGCCTTTGAGGAGGGAGCCCTGAGTCAGAGCAGAAGCAGTCAGGCAGAATGGCAGTGCCTGTGCCCAGTGTGGTGGGGGGAGtacagttctgggctcctcaccCCAATGcagacactgaggggctggagcgtgtctGGGAAAGGGAACGGAGCTGCCAAAGGGCCTGGAGcatcaggagcagctgagacagctggggggctcagcctggagaaaaggaggttcgGGGGGGTCTTTCTggcacaactccctgacaggagggtgcagctgtgaggggtcaggctctgctcccagggaacaggaacaggacaagaggaaacagcctcaaagtttgatatttggaaaaattccttccccaGAAgtgttgtccagccctggcacagctgcccagggcagtggtggagtccccaaCCCTGGAGGGACTTAAAAGCCATGTGGACATGGCACCTGAGGACATGGGTTAcagtggccttggcagtgctgcgGGAATGGTTGTGATCAATGATCTTAagaggcttttccagcctttgaGTTCTGTGGTTCCATGATTCTGTCCTCCTTCCCCAGAGCAGGCGATGCTCCTCCACCAGCAATGGTCAGGGGTGAGCAGGCTGGGGGAGGGTGAGAGCTGGAATACTGGAGCAGGGAGATGTCTCATCTCCTCGGGGCTGCCCGGAGCAAGGACAAGCCAGTCTCCTTGGCTCTCCCTCTGAGGCACAGCTCTGTTTTGGATGTGCTCTCCCCATGGGTGCCCATCACTCTCCCTTTCATcatgtgggtgctgctgtccaTGAAAGGAGCACACAGCCCTCAGGCACAGGGGAGGGTGTGTGCAGCAGGAAGAACCAGCTCTCCAGCAGAGATTCAGTTTGTGGGGGCTGGAAACATTTTTTAGGCTGCTCGTTGGGGTGACTGAAATAACGCCCCTGTGAGCACAGGGACCAGCAGTGTTCTCACCTCCTGCTTGTGTCCTCGTTGGTGCCCCAGAGGGTTCTGGCCATAGTGGAGTAGAGGGTGACCCCACCCCACACTGCTCCTTACCAACAGGTCCAGACGAGTTCTCTGCCTTTGTCTTGCAGTTCTGATGCCGCTGTTGGATCACTGCAGTGTGCAGCCTGATGCCAGGGTCGCCTCCCACCCCTTCTTTGGGCTTAATGCCCAGATCAGGTAAAGCCTGGAGATGTTCTCAGCAAAGGGAAGGGATCGATTTTGCTGGCGGCGGGGATCTTGCGTGCTCAGACAACTTATGGAGGAGCTTGTTTGGGTTCCCTGAGTAGGCTCATTTGATAATGCCTCATTTGATAATCATTTTGATAATGGATTTCCATAATGGCCCCTGGATCGGGCTGACAGACCCACCTCACCTCAAGGTGGACGGGTCAGAAGTTCACCCCCGAGCCCGTtggtgtgtgcagggagggagagtgATGCGTGTGtcctcccagggcaggctgtCTCCAGCCAGTCTGCATTCCCTTGACATGTGGTCTTCCTCATCGTGTGAAGGCTCTCCCTCAGGCCAGGGTGGTGTTCCCTCATTTCATGGCTTTGCTTAGCCTAAAAATAGATGGAGGCAGAAGTTCTGAGTTCTGGTGGAGGTGGATGGCAGTATCCAGGCAGGAGCCTGCGAGTCCTCTCTGTTCCCACACCAaaggccagcacagagctgagccctCACTGTCCcgtgaggagcaggaggaggaggagggtgccGTGAGTAACAGCCATCTCCCATAGCCAGTCGCCCGCCCTGAACCAGCTGACATCCCTGTACGTGGGCAGGACACACGCCCTGTGGAAGGACCCGGCTGTCATGGCCTGGCTGGAGCCCCACGTCCACGAGGTTCTGCGCATGGTGGACGCCCAGGACGCGCTGGTGCAGGAGGCCGAGCACAAGTGAGCACAGAGGGTGGAGGGCAGGGTTCCTGTGCCAGGGACAGAGTGGGACAGAGGGtctgtcctgggcagcagcagttcCAGTGTCTGGGACAGGGCTCAGAGCCCCATAGCTGCTGGTCTGATGCCGAAGGTCACAGCATGGGGCCAGGAAGGCAGTGGCTCTTCCATACTTTTCACAGACAGGAATGTTGAGCTGAACCTTTACTGCATATCCTGCACTGCCTTCCCCAGGCTTGGCTGTCACCTGTACCCTGGAAACATCCTGGAGAGGGTGGAGGGGTGGCCTGGAAGGGCAGAGATggccaggacaggtgacagcTTAGAAACACTTCCCAGTGCTGAGGAACAGGAGAGAGCCATCAGGTGTCCTAAACCAAGGTCAATATACTCATTCCTGAGCTCTCTGCTCTTtctccagagctcagcagcttcCACCCCCCTTTGGCTCACTCTAAGCCAGCTCCATCCAAGATAGCCTTGTcccccagagccagggaagctgctgacactgctcctggagcagcagaaatggGAATGTGCCTGCTCAGGGCTCACTGCTCTGTCCCTTCCCCGCCCCAGGAGGAAGATCCGGTACCAGAGCGCTCCCAGGAGCATCTACCGGCACATCATCCTCTCGGAGATGAAGGAGGCCACGGCAGCCCTGCCTCTGGTGAGGGGCCTGATGGGacacaggagctgtggctgcatgtGTTGTGGTGGCAtttgtgtccctgctgggcCTGCTCTAACCCCTGTCACTCATGGCGTCTGTGGGCGCCCATGTTAGTTGCTGCTGGACGCACAGCCTTCatcccttcttttctccttcattccttcctttctctttcatccctcctttctcctctccctgcaggagGTGACCTCCCAGCCAGTGATGGGGTTCgaccccctccctcctctggaTTCCATTGTTTCCTACACCCGACCGGAAAGGTACCACCTCCGCCGCCGGTGCCTGCGCTGGCACAGCCAGCCGTGTTCCCGGCATGCCCTCAGCCCCAGGCCACGCTGCACACGGGCACTTGGTGCTGGCATCCTCCTCCGTGGCAGAGGAAGAGCTGTGGTgctccaggcaggcagagctaCAGGCTGGACTGgtcctgctgcttcccatggTGATCACCACCGGCATTCCCAGCCATAGGGCAACAGCCAGGGAAAACCCAGGCCACGGCTGACTGGGAGGACTTGGTGTAAATGGAAGTTTAAATACAGTCAGTCCTGGTGTTGGGGTGATGCCCTGTGTGTGTTCCACATCAATCcactcagagcagagctggtaggatcatggaatcctggaatgttttgggttcaaaagaccttaaagctcatctcattcttctccctgctatgagcagggacactttccagtAGACCAGGCTGCTCTTCCAACCCTTTCAACCTGACCTTGGTTGTGCTCTGAATGACTGGTTTGTTCAGAGTTGCCTGAATTCATTGGAgctccccagttccctccctCAGGGCCGGTTCCAGCAGCACCATGGTTCTCCCAGCACCGCCACATCCCAGTGAGGAGTCACAAACTGAGCTGTACCTTCACCATGGTGCCCCTTGTGTCTTCCAGGACAAGCCATCCCTCCAACGAAAGCACTTTATCCCTCTTCTTCCGCTCGCTGTTGCCAAATTTTAACTTGCAGGTGAGTGCACGCTGGGATTTGGGTGCACCGTTCCCCCATGGtgttcctgctccaggagccgCTGCTGGCACCAGCCTGGTGCTGATTTGGCAccggtgctgtccctgtccctgccaccacagtgctgctctctggCAGGGGGACATCCGGCACGACGGGGACGACGAGGCCGGGGCAGCGCAGGACCTCAACCAGGGGGTGAACAGGCTGATGGCGGCCATGCGGGACATGCTGGCCAACATCCAGTTCCAGGAGCCCCCCCGCGATGACAATCCCGAGGGCGACGGCGACTGGGATTGAGCCGGGGGTGCCTCTCCCCAAACCCTCTGGCATCACCCCCCGATTTGTGTCGCACTCCAATAAAGTCACACAAACGGACTCGCTGTGGGGAGTGGGCTGTTCTGAGGAGGGGGCTGCGTCCCTGGCATGGTCTCCATCCAGGGAGGGGGGGCTGAAGCCTTGTCCAGGGCCCCCTCTCTCAACAGGGGACAAGGGCTGTCTG encodes:
- the TCF25 gene encoding transcription factor 25 isoform X2; the protein is MSRRALRRLRGEQRGQEGPGLGELGLDPGPERAREGGPPPAPGKGPRGPPRAGVSNRFELIPAEESEDEPAAGEERAGTRLSEQDTAGGSQEGSRDRSKEGAVTPSETDGDGQREGQEAEQPDRTLATSNKPRKKKKKRKTKKNSAGETVEDNDLEDIDSLLERIEDPRLAPQSQGGITADSRPLLYVEHRNLNPENELKRYFGARAVLGDQRPRQRQRQYVRSMWLTAPKNTWPRYSKTGITMQLLDTRRGVQHFTFEHHREYQQVQFKFLDAVESMDPNNIVLLLQMNPYHVDSLLQLSDVCRMQEDQEMARDLIERALYSLECAFHPVFSLTSGTCRLDYRRPENRAFFLALFKHLMFLEKRGCPRTALEFCKLILSLDPENDPLCVLLLIDFLSLRAREYSFLTRLFQEWESHRNLSQLPNFAFSVPLAYFFLSQQEERPELERGQARERAARLIQLALIMFPSVLMPLLDHCSVQPDARVASHPFFGLNAQISQSPALNQLTSLYVGRTHALWKDPAVMAWLEPHVHEVLRMVDAQDALVQEAEHKRKIRYQSAPRSIYRHIILSEMKEATAALPLEVTSQPVMGFDPLPPLDSIVSYTRPERTSHPSNESTLSLFFRSLLPNFNLQCCSLAGGHPARRGRRGRGSAGPQPGGEQADGGHAGHAGQHPVPGAPPR
- the TCF25 gene encoding transcription factor 25 isoform X1, whose product is MSRRALRRLRGEQRGQEGPGLGELGLDPGPERAREGGPPPAPGKGPRGPPRAGVSNRFELIPAEESEDEPAAGEERAGTRLSEQDTAGGSQEGSRDRSKEGAVTPSETDGDGQREGQEAEQPDRTLATSNKPRKKKKKRKTKKNSAGETVEDNDLEDIDSLLERIEDPRLAPQSQGGITADSRPLLYVEHRNLNPENELKRYFGARAVLGDQRPRQRQRQYVRSMWLTAPKNTWPRYSKTGITMQLLDTRRGVQHFTFEHHREYQQVQFKFLDAVESMDPNNIVLLLQMNPYHVDSLLQLSDVCRMQEDQEMARDLIERALYSLECAFHPVFSLTSGTCRLDYRRPENRAFFLALFKHLMFLEKRGCPRTALEFCKLILSLDPENDPLCVLLLIDFLSLRAREYSFLTRLFQEWESHRNLSQLPNFAFSVPLAYFFLSQQEERPELERGQARERAARLIQLALIMFPSVLMPLLDHCSVQPDARVASHPFFGLNAQISQSPALNQLTSLYVGRTHALWKDPAVMAWLEPHVHEVLRMVDAQDALVQEAEHKRKIRYQSAPRSIYRHIILSEMKEATAALPLEVTSQPVMGFDPLPPLDSIVSYTRPERTSHPSNESTLSLFFRSLLPNFNLQGDIRHDGDDEAGAAQDLNQGVNRLMAAMRDMLANIQFQEPPRDDNPEGDGDWD